The following coding sequences are from one Streptomyces sp. V3I7 window:
- a CDS encoding Xaa-Pro dipeptidyl-peptidase: MPIRTRSTFWRTLAIAAVAALVAAFLVPAAAQAAPPQGRSGQESKPVFSYAHAIREAVWVDTGLDGDGDGRTDRVAADIVRPSEPAQQGRKVPVIMDASPYYSCCGRGNESQLKTYDADGNVVQMPLFYDNFFVPRGYAFVGVDLAGTNRSNGCVDIGGRSDIASAKAVVDWLNGRARAYTSRTGTTTVKAGWTNGSTGMIGKSWDGTIANGVAATGVKGLKTIVPISAISSWYDYYFAKGAPLYDSGPDWLSDYVESDGARAHCAAMQRKLVDGAPRTGDWTDLWTERDYVKDADKVRASVFLVHGMQDLNVRTKHFGQWWDALAAHGVERKIWLSQTGHVDPFDYRRAAWVDTLHRWFDHELLGYDNGIDREPMADIERHPDQWDTSALWPPRGTRTTTLHPAPGTQPGVGTLGLRKGDGTETFTDDPSRSETDWAAHLGTSTPEKAGFVTGPLTHDLRLSGSSRVTVTATPTTSTAHLTAVIVDVGPDTIRDYADAAEGITTLTDRTCWGESTPGDSACFKATKARTTAVDATVFSRGWADLGNHASDLKGVPLTPGKPYTITLDLAATDHIVPKGHRLALIIAGTDKDLIDPPSSTPTLTLDLSRTSAALPMTGGAPAFTRATTDTGRTAPRTTPLNTIDAPHTAHRVPTT; encoded by the coding sequence ATGCCGATTCGTACGCGCAGCACGTTCTGGAGAACGCTCGCGATCGCCGCCGTCGCCGCCCTCGTTGCGGCCTTCCTCGTCCCGGCCGCCGCCCAGGCCGCCCCGCCCCAGGGCCGGAGCGGCCAGGAGAGCAAACCGGTCTTCTCGTACGCGCACGCGATCCGCGAGGCGGTCTGGGTGGACACCGGTCTCGACGGGGACGGCGACGGGCGGACCGACCGGGTCGCCGCGGACATCGTCCGGCCCAGCGAACCCGCCCAGCAGGGCCGCAAGGTCCCCGTCATCATGGACGCCAGCCCGTACTACTCCTGCTGCGGCCGGGGCAACGAGTCGCAGCTGAAGACGTACGACGCGGACGGGAACGTCGTCCAGATGCCGCTGTTCTACGACAACTTCTTCGTTCCCCGCGGCTACGCGTTCGTCGGCGTCGACCTCGCCGGCACCAACCGCTCCAACGGGTGCGTCGACATCGGCGGCCGCTCCGACATCGCCTCCGCGAAGGCCGTCGTCGACTGGCTGAACGGCCGCGCCCGCGCCTACACCAGCCGCACCGGCACCACCACGGTCAAGGCGGGCTGGACCAACGGCAGTACCGGCATGATCGGCAAGAGCTGGGACGGCACCATCGCCAACGGCGTCGCCGCGACCGGCGTCAAGGGCCTGAAGACCATCGTCCCGATCAGCGCGATCTCCTCCTGGTACGACTACTACTTCGCCAAGGGCGCCCCACTGTACGACTCGGGCCCCGACTGGCTGTCCGACTACGTGGAGAGCGACGGCGCCCGCGCGCACTGCGCCGCGATGCAGCGGAAGCTGGTGGACGGCGCCCCGCGCACCGGTGACTGGACCGACCTGTGGACCGAGCGCGACTACGTGAAGGACGCGGACAAGGTCCGTGCCAGCGTGTTCCTCGTGCACGGCATGCAGGACCTCAACGTCCGCACCAAGCACTTCGGCCAGTGGTGGGACGCCCTCGCCGCGCACGGCGTCGAGCGCAAGATCTGGCTCTCCCAGACGGGCCACGTCGACCCCTTCGACTACCGCCGCGCCGCGTGGGTCGACACCCTGCACCGCTGGTTCGACCACGAACTCCTCGGCTACGACAACGGCATCGACCGCGAGCCGATGGCCGACATCGAGCGGCACCCCGACCAGTGGGACACCTCGGCGCTCTGGCCCCCGCGCGGCACCCGGACCACCACGCTCCACCCGGCCCCGGGCACCCAGCCGGGCGTGGGCACCCTCGGCCTGCGCAAAGGCGACGGCACCGAGACGTTCACCGACGACCCGAGCCGCAGCGAGACCGACTGGGCCGCGCACCTCGGCACGTCCACCCCGGAGAAGGCCGGCTTCGTCACCGGTCCCCTCACCCACGACCTGCGGCTGTCCGGCTCCTCCCGGGTCACCGTCACCGCGACGCCGACCACCTCCACGGCCCATCTGACCGCCGTCATCGTCGACGTCGGCCCCGACACCATCCGCGACTACGCCGACGCCGCCGAGGGCATCACCACCCTCACCGACCGCACCTGCTGGGGCGAGAGCACTCCGGGCGACAGCGCCTGCTTCAAGGCGACGAAGGCGAGGACGACGGCGGTCGACGCCACCGTCTTCAGCCGCGGCTGGGCCGACCTCGGCAACCACGCCTCCGACCTCAAGGGCGTCCCGCTCACCCCGGGCAAGCCCTACACCATCACCCTGGACCTCGCGGCCACGGACCACATCGTCCCCAAGGGCCACCGCCTGGCGCTGATCATCGCGGGCACGGACAAGGACCTGATCGATCCGCCGTCCAGCACACCGACGCTCACCCTGGACCTGTCCCGCACGAGCGCCGCGCTCCCGATGACGGGCGGCGCACCCGCCTTCACCCGCGCCACGACGGACACCGGCCGCACCGCCCCCAGGACGACGCCCCTGAACACCATCGACGCCCCGCACACCGCCCACCGCGTGCCGACGACCTGA